The proteins below come from a single Panicum hallii strain FIL2 chromosome 7, PHallii_v3.1, whole genome shotgun sequence genomic window:
- the LOC112900886 gene encoding uncharacterized protein LOC112900886 gives MECGRRWWWTDGVTVPVVETDGCLAVWVMGSWVGRGGSGAREIGDLNHRIFGDDFTAYIVFLSQLISMPDDVTLLAKREIIVHHLDSDEDVSEFVILSFFTMLSKDAAFDFSGEYYLKRLCQIMEVHYQSRLNRWMAWLWLYHFSNPWVIITAVAGIVVHICTVLQTIFEILAYVKPPA, from the exons ATGGAGTGTggcaggaggtggtggtggacgGACGGGGTGACGGTGCCGGTCGTGGAGACGGATGGGTGCCTGGCTGTCTGGGTCATGGGCTCGTGGGTCGGCAGAGGCGGTTCGGGTGCACGAGAGATCGGGGACCTGAATCACAGGATC tttggggatgacttCACAGCATATATTGTTTTCTTGTCTCAGCTCATCAGTATGCCTGACGATGTGACGTTGCTTGCGAAAAGAGAAATAATTGTGCACCACCTTGACAGTGATGAAGATGTCTCAGAA TTTGTGATTCTCTCATTCTTCACTATGCTCAGTAAAGATGCGGCATTTGACTTCAGTGGTGAATATTACCTTAAGCGTCTCTGCCAGATTATGGAAGTTCATTATCAAAGTCGTCTAAACAGGTGGATGGCATGGCTCTGGCTTTACCACTTCAGCAATCCTTGGGTAATTATCACTGCTGTAGCGGGAATAGTAGTACATATCTGCACTGTCTTACAGACTATCTTTGAAATATTGGCCTATGTAAAGCCGCCCGCATAG
- the LOC112901043 gene encoding ubiquitin carboxyl-terminal hydrolase 22, translating to MSTPSAPPPCPHLAAHRLSSRPLRFVRRCLRVRPLGRPEIRRDPRELPRCSPCAAASPSPSPRLYACLSCAAVFCPSHAASHASASAGPGHQIAVDVDRAELFCAACGDQVYDPDFDHAVFLAQSSSLLPSTSSASPSPAPRKRRRVDYRAWAPDPAEFALMSSADPTTSSSAAAPAGLRGLNNLGNTCFMNSVLQALLHAPPLRNYFLGDRHNRFLCPRRTPVRHRAAEADAAKVACLACDLDEIYSAAFSGERMPYSPAKFLYSWWQHASNLASYEQQDAHEFFISILDHIHENIKDDQHKSHVQGHGDCCIAHRVFSGILRSDVTCTSCGFTSTTFEPCMDISLDLDVGDNSPFGVANTKPHARNGERGLAGMNSKVSTLMRCLERFTRAERLDAEQKFFCERCDERQESLKQMSIRRLPLVSCFHIKRFEHSAVKKVSRKVDHCLQFPFSLDMAPYLSSSILRSRYGNRIFPAEASDADAVSELSSEFEIFAVITHSGKLEAGHYVTYLRLNNHWYKCDDAWVTRVEEHTVRTSQAYMLFYVQKTLYYKACERAAAV from the exons ATGTCCACCCCTTCCGCACCGCCGCCCTgcccgcacctcgccgcgcACCGCCTCTCCTCGCGCCCGCTGCGCTTcgtccgccgctgcctccgcgTGCGCCCGCTCGGCCGCCCCGAGATCCGGCGGGACCCGCGAGAGCTCCCGCGCTGCTCGCCCTGCGCCGCAGCGTCCCCGTCCCCGTCCCCCCGCCTCTACGCCTGCCTCTCCTGCGCCGCCGTCTTCTGCCCCTCCCACGCCGCCTCgcacgcctccgcctccgcgggCCCCGGCCACCAGATCGCCGTCGACGTCGACCGCGCCGAGCTCTTCTGCGCCGCCTGCGGGGACCAGGTCTACGATCCCGATTTCGACCACGCCGTCTTCCTCGCCCAATCCTCCTCGCTCCTCccctccacctcctccgcctcgcccTCCCCGGCCCCACGCAAGCGCCGGCGCGTGGATTACCGCGCATGGGCGCCAGATCCGGCCGAATTCGCGCTCATGAGCTCCGCGGACCCCACCACCTCCtcgtccgccgccgcgccggcggggCTGCGCGGGCTCAACAACCTCGGCAACACCTGCTTCATGAACTCCGTGCTCCAGGCGCTCCTCCACGCGCCCCCGCTCCGGAACTACTTCCTCGGCGATCGGCACAACCGGTTCCTCTGCCCGCGCCGAACGCCCGTCAGACACCGTGCCGCGGAGGCCGACGCCGCCAAGGTCGCGTGCCTCGCGTGCGATCTCGATGAGATCTACTCCGCGGCATTCTCCGGGGAGCGCATGCCATACAGCCCCGCCAAGTTTCTATATAG TTGGTGGCAGCATGCATCAAACCTCGCAAGCTACGAGCAACAGGATGCACATGAATTTTTTATCTCCATCCTTGACCATATCCATGAAAATATAAAGGATGATCAGCACAAGTCACATGTCCAAG GGCATGGGGACTGTTGCATTGCCCATAGAGTGTTTTCTGGAATCCTGAGGTCAGATGTCACCTGCACAAGCTGTGGGTTCACATCGACAACTTTCGAGCCCTGTATGGACATTTCCTTGGACTTGGATGTTGGAGATAACAGTCCTTTTGGTGTTGCAAACACAAAGCCACATGCGCGCAATGGGGAACGGGGCTTGGCTGGCATGAATTCCAAGGTATCAACTCTAATGAGATGTTTGGAGCGGTTTACAAGGGCTGAGAGACTTGATGCTGAGCAAAAGTTCTTCTGTGAACGCTGCGATGAGAGGCAAGAATCCCTGAAGCAAATGTCCATTCGCAGGCTTCCATTAGTTTCCTGCTTTCACATAAAGAGATTTGAGCACTCGGCAGTCAAAAAGGTGTCAAGGAAAGTCGATCACTGTTTGCAGTTCCCCTTTTCCCTTGACATGGCACCTTACCTATCATCATCTATTCTCAGAAGTAGATATGGAAACCGCATATTTCCAGCAGAAGCTAGTGATGCAGATGCAGTTTCAGAATTGTCATCAGAATTCGAGATATTCGCAGTGATCACACATAGTGGTAAACTGGAAGCTGGCCATTATGTGACATATCTGAGGTTAAACAACCACTGGTATAAATGTGATGATGCCTGGGTAACGAGAGTTGAGGAACATACTGTCAGAACTTCTCAGGCATACATGCTCTTTTATGTGCAGAAGACACTCTATTACAAAGCTTGTGAAAGAGCAGCTGCAGTCTGA
- the LOC112899591 gene encoding glycerol kinase, translating to MAGEGEEVYVAAIDQGTTSTRFIIYDRHAKPVASHQLEFKQHYPEAGWVEHDPMEILETVKVCMKEAVDKAKDGKYNVVAGLKAIGITNQRETTVMWSKSTGLPLYNAIVWMDARTSPVCRRLENELSGGRTHFVGTCGLPISTYFSALKLLWLMENVDAVKDAVRTGDALFGTIDTWLIWNLTGGIAGGQHVTDCSNASRTMLMNLKTLDWDKPTLDALGVPVEILPKIISNSEKIGVIAKEFPVAGVPISGCLGDQHAAMLGQLCQKGEAKSTYGTGAFILLNTGEEPTQSSHGLLSTIAYKLGPTAPTNYALEGSIAIAGAAVQWLRDSLGIIQTAAEIEKLAETVPDSGGVYFVPAFNGLFAPWWRDDARGICIGITRFTNKGHIARAVLESMCFQVNDVLSSMHKDAGEAGEVKSAEGEFLLRVDGGATVNSLLMQIQADLLGSPVVRPADIETTALGAAYAAGLAAGVWTKEQVFSGLHKENTTVFRPKLDEAHRKKRADSWYKAVSRSFDLADLSL from the exons ATGGcgggggaaggggaggaggtgTACGTGGCGGCCATCGACCAGGGAACCACCAGCACCCGGTTCATCATCTACGACCGCCACGCCAAGCCCGTCGCGTCGCACCAGCTCGAGTTCAAGCAGCACTACCCGGAGGCAGG GTGGGTTGAACATGATCCTATGGAGATTTTAGAGACTGTGAAAGTGTGTATGAAGGAGGCAGTTGACAAAGCCAAAGATGGTAAATACAACGTGGTTGCTGGTTTGAAGGCCATTGGGATCACAAATCAGAGGGAAACCACTGTTATGTGGAGTAAATCCACTGGCCTTCCGCTATACAATGCCATTGTGTGGATGGATGCTCGCACAAGCCCTGTTTGCAG GAGATTGGAAAATGAGCTATCAGGCGGTAGAACGCACTTTGTGGGGACGTGTGGGTTGCCAATCAGTACCTATTTCAGTGCTCTGAAGTTATTATGGTTGATGGAAAATGTGGATGCTGTCAAGGATGCAGTCCGGACTGGTGATGCCTTGTTCGGCACAATCGACACCTGGTTGATCTGGAACCTTACAGGAGGCATTGCTGGTGGGCAGCATGTCACAGATTGCTCAAATGCATCTCGTACAATGCTTATGAATCTAAAGACACTAGACTGGGATAAGCCAACACTTGATGCATTAGGAGTTCCTGTTGAGATTCTGCCAAAGATTATCAGTAATTCAGAGAAAATTGGTGTGATTGCCAAAGAGTTCCCCGTGGCAGGTGTACCCATCTCAGGGTGTCTTGGGGATCAGCACGCTGCTATGCTTGGGCAGCTGTGCCAGAAGGGTGAAGCAAAAAGCACCTATGGGACTGGTGCCTTCATCCTTCTCAACACAGGGGAAGAGCCTACCCAATCCTCACACGGTCTTCTTAGCACCATTGCTTACAAGCTTGGCCCAACTGCACCCACTAATTATGCTCTCGAAGGATCCATTGCAATTGCAGGCGCAGCAGTTCAGTGGTTGAGGGACAGCCTTGGAATTATTCAAACAGCAGCCGAAATTGAAAAGTTGGCTGAAACTGTGCCGGATTCTGGTGGTGTATACTTTGTGCCAGCATTCAATGGGTTGTTTGCACCATGGTGGAGGGATGATGCAAGGGGGATCTGCATTGGAATCACAAGGTTTACAAATAAGGGGCACATTGCTCGAGCAGTACTTGAGAGTATGTGCTTTCAGGTGAATGATGTCCTCAGCTCCATGCACAAGGATGCTGGAGAGGCTGGAGAAGTAAAGAGCGCAGAAGGGGAGTTCTTGTTGCGTGTTGATGGTGGAGCAACTGTTAATAGTCTTCTTATGCAGATACAG GCTGATTTGTTGGGTAGCCCTGTTGTCAGACCAGCTGACATTGAGACAACAGCTCTTGGAGCTGCATATGCTGCTGGATTAGCTGCTGGTGTCTGGACGAAAGAGCAAGTATTCTCCGGTTTGCACAAGGAGAACACTACAGTTTTCCGCCCCAAACTGGACGAGGCACACAGGAAGAAGAGGGCAGATTCATGGTACAAGGCGGTGTCAAGATCATTTGACTTGGCTGATCTTTCCCTTTAG